Proteins encoded within one genomic window of Streptomyces sp. NBC_01314:
- a CDS encoding fumarylacetoacetate hydrolase family protein — translation MRIARFSIDGNVAFGAVEGDKPDELVLDIIKGIPFADYELSGTKVPLSKVRLLPPVLPNKVVAFGRNYAEHARELGNEVPDAPFAFFKPATSVIGSGDAIQYPSFSEDLHHEAELAVVIGRLCREVPRERVKDVIFGYTCANDVTARDVQKREKQWARAKGFDTACPLGPWVETDLDPSDLTIQLTVNGGQRQLGRTSEMINSIEDLIVNITEAMTLLPGDVILTGTPAGVGPLNVGDEVAVTIEGIGTLTNKVIKRG, via the coding sequence GTGCGCATCGCCAGGTTCTCCATCGACGGGAACGTAGCCTTCGGCGCGGTCGAGGGCGACAAGCCGGACGAGCTCGTCCTCGACATCATCAAGGGCATTCCGTTCGCGGACTACGAGCTCTCCGGTACGAAGGTCCCGCTCAGCAAGGTCAGGCTGCTGCCGCCGGTGCTCCCCAACAAGGTCGTGGCCTTCGGCCGCAACTACGCCGAACACGCGCGCGAGCTGGGCAACGAGGTCCCCGACGCCCCGTTCGCCTTCTTCAAGCCGGCCACCTCGGTGATCGGCTCCGGCGACGCGATCCAGTACCCGTCCTTCTCCGAGGACCTCCACCACGAGGCCGAGCTGGCCGTCGTCATCGGCCGACTGTGCCGCGAGGTCCCGCGCGAACGCGTCAAGGACGTGATCTTCGGCTACACCTGCGCCAACGACGTCACCGCCCGTGACGTCCAGAAGCGCGAGAAGCAGTGGGCCAGGGCCAAGGGCTTCGACACCGCCTGCCCGCTGGGCCCCTGGGTGGAGACCGACCTCGACCCGAGCGACCTGACCATCCAGCTCACCGTCAACGGCGGGCAGCGCCAGCTGGGCCGGACGAGCGAGATGATCAACTCCATCGAGGACCTGATCGTCAACATCACCGAGGCCATGACGCTGCTCCCCGGCGACGTGATCCTCACGGGCACCCCGGCAGGGGTCGGCCCCCTCAACGTCGGCGACGAGGTCGCCGTCACCATCGAAGGCATCGGCACTCTCACCAACAAGGTGATCAAGCGTGGCTAA
- a CDS encoding roadblock/LC7 domain-containing protein: protein MSQAAQNLNWLITNFVDNTPGVSHTVVVSADGLLLAMSEGFPRDRADQLAAVASGLTSLTAGASRIFEGGDVAQTVVEMERGFLFLMSVSDGSSLAVLAHPDCDIGLVGYEMALLVDRAGAVLTPDLRAELQGSLLH from the coding sequence ATGAGCCAGGCGGCACAGAACCTCAACTGGTTGATCACCAACTTCGTGGACAACACCCCCGGGGTGTCCCACACCGTCGTCGTATCCGCCGACGGACTCCTTCTGGCGATGTCCGAAGGCTTTCCGCGCGACCGTGCCGATCAGCTCGCGGCCGTCGCCTCCGGGCTCACGTCACTCACGGCCGGGGCGTCCCGGATCTTCGAGGGCGGGGACGTGGCCCAGACCGTGGTCGAGATGGAGCGCGGCTTCCTGTTCCTGATGTCCGTCTCCGACGGATCGTCCCTGGCCGTGCTCGCCCACCCCGATTGCGACATCGGTCTGGTCGGTTACGAGATGGCGCTGCTCGTCGACCGCGCGGGCGCTGTACTCACGCCCGACCTGCGCGCCGAACTCCAAGGCAGTTTGCTCCACTGA
- a CDS encoding nitrate- and nitrite sensing domain-containing protein yields MQGRFKRDGSASAEPEPHNGAGHGSSPQHAQNPGPAEIGDGGGRSGRPGASVAPAPSGKPKGGTNGGATGGSRIALRNWRISTRLVSLLALPVVAATSLGALRIGDNVDDIQQLENMRLLTDMTKQATELATALQQERDLSAGPLAHGLDANDYTVKGAREKTDTARVQFTDATQAAETANTTTKMPGVRDSLVRVVRALYDLNGIRKNAYVDSRNSTQTVEAYHRLVDQLLELSTDMAEATSNPDMIKRTRALAAFSSAKEYASVQRAVIAAALPETDDKAGKLSENDRLYAFAALGNEESDRKTFSDIYGSGAEVKTKPIDDASPTIEASDVYADRVLASAGGLGGQDKRSYKDWTDDSAAKIEQMKKIEGSLLEEMEQTARNLRADAEQEAIISGALILLVLGVSLVGAFVVARSMIRSLRRLQDTATKVAQDRLPELVKQLSESDPQDVDTSVESVGVHSRDEIGQVAAAFDDVHREAVRLAAEQALLRGNVNAMFTNLSRRSQGLIQRQLSLISELESREADPDQLSSLFKLDHLATRMRRNGENLLVLAGEEPGRRWTRPVPLVDVLRAAASEVEQYERIELSSVPTTEVAGRVVNDLVHLLAELLENATSFSSPQTKVKVTGHALPDGRVLIEIHDTGIGLSPEDLAAINERLASPPTVDVSVSRRMGLFVVGRLSQRHGIRIQLRPSDSGGTTALVMLPVDVAQGNKKPMPSKAGQGAPSTGGPAAAQAAAGAAAARRPAGNQSGPPLGGPSAGGGLLGAPPQRGQVGAGQGPRAALPGNPNGPGGLGNPGGPRGPQGGPPVPPQGGRPPAGAGAGGFGNGGAFNGQAPGAPQGLQAAGTGGPNNFESFDDSGRQGGFPGGGPGLRPAGGPGDAGAGRPGGADGGPGAVPPKQGKERSARRRPQLPGRGGPRAELPGGNSASRTPSWSDDNAQPPVSRASLDAPRGHEEQPDVTAPMPRVDPGQAPGSPTDFPRSPRADFDSQRPGAGTPQDGTGSYVRSDVYGGAGAPPAPTGPSRGASQDPSSTGQFAMPGYDGSSTGQFPAPGRQNPQDTGQYGAPDRPNPQDPGQFGAPGRQNGQGTGQYNAPGRQNSQDTGQFERPQVNGESFGAPRPPVPPQRPAMPPQRPARPQEPEALPPATGPMDGRTPLYDTLETNWFHGQGGQNGQAGQNGQQQGNGSVPQQPAAPAPQTPVAPQRPATPAAPASPTWRSTPNDDLVRQAERARQPSAGGVTTSGLPRRVPRANLVPGTAQQQQHQTGPQVSRSPDDVRGRLTNLRRGIAQGRQAGNGQTGSFPSPTHQQER; encoded by the coding sequence GTGCAGGGACGTTTCAAGAGGGATGGCAGCGCTTCGGCGGAGCCGGAGCCACACAACGGAGCCGGCCACGGTTCCTCCCCCCAGCACGCCCAGAACCCGGGTCCGGCGGAGATCGGTGACGGCGGGGGGCGCTCAGGGCGCCCCGGCGCGTCAGTTGCTCCCGCGCCGTCCGGGAAACCCAAGGGCGGTACCAACGGCGGGGCCACGGGCGGCTCCCGAATAGCCCTGCGCAACTGGCGCATCTCGACCCGTCTGGTCTCGCTGCTCGCGCTCCCCGTCGTGGCGGCGACCTCGCTCGGTGCCCTGCGCATCGGCGACAACGTGGACGACATCCAGCAGCTCGAGAACATGCGGCTGCTCACCGACATGACCAAGCAGGCGACCGAGCTCGCCACCGCGCTCCAGCAGGAGCGCGACCTGTCGGCCGGTCCCCTCGCGCACGGTCTGGACGCCAACGACTACACGGTCAAGGGCGCCCGCGAGAAGACGGACACGGCCCGCGTCCAGTTCACGGACGCGACGCAGGCCGCCGAGACCGCGAACACCACCACGAAGATGCCCGGTGTCCGCGACAGCCTCGTCCGGGTCGTGCGCGCGCTCTACGACCTCAACGGCATCCGCAAGAACGCCTACGTGGACTCCAGGAACTCCACACAGACGGTCGAGGCCTACCACCGCCTGGTCGACCAGTTGCTGGAGCTGTCCACGGACATGGCCGAGGCCACCAGCAACCCGGACATGATCAAGCGGACCCGTGCCCTGGCGGCGTTCTCCTCCGCCAAGGAATACGCCTCGGTGCAGCGCGCGGTCATCGCGGCGGCCCTGCCCGAGACCGACGACAAGGCCGGCAAGCTCTCCGAGAACGACCGGCTGTACGCGTTCGCGGCGCTGGGTAACGAGGAGTCCGACCGCAAGACCTTCTCCGACATCTACGGTTCCGGTGCCGAGGTCAAGACCAAGCCGATCGACGACGCGAGCCCCACCATCGAGGCCTCCGACGTCTACGCGGACCGGGTCCTCGCCAGCGCGGGTGGTCTGGGCGGGCAGGACAAGCGCTCGTACAAGGACTGGACCGACGACTCCGCGGCCAAGATCGAGCAGATGAAGAAGATCGAGGGCTCGCTCCTCGAGGAGATGGAACAGACCGCCCGTAACCTCCGCGCCGACGCGGAGCAAGAGGCGATCATCTCCGGTGCGCTGATCCTGCTCGTCCTCGGTGTCTCCCTGGTCGGCGCGTTCGTCGTGGCCCGGTCCATGATCCGCTCGCTGCGCCGGCTGCAGGACACCGCGACCAAGGTCGCCCAGGACCGGCTGCCCGAGCTGGTCAAGCAGCTGTCGGAGTCGGACCCGCAGGATGTCGACACCTCCGTCGAGTCGGTCGGTGTGCACTCCCGGGACGAGATCGGCCAGGTGGCCGCGGCCTTCGACGACGTGCACCGCGAGGCCGTCCGCCTCGCCGCCGAGCAGGCCCTCCTCCGGGGCAACGTCAACGCGATGTTCACCAACCTCTCGCGCCGCTCCCAGGGCCTCATCCAGCGTCAGCTGTCGCTCATCTCCGAACTGGAGTCGCGCGAGGCCGACCCGGACCAGCTGTCCTCCCTGTTCAAGCTCGACCACCTCGCCACCCGCATGCGCCGTAACGGTGAGAACCTCCTCGTTCTCGCCGGTGAAGAGCCCGGCCGTCGCTGGACCCGCCCGGTCCCGCTGGTCGACGTGCTCCGCGCCGCCGCGTCCGAGGTGGAGCAGTACGAGCGCATCGAGCTGTCCTCCGTGCCGACGACCGAGGTCGCCGGCCGCGTGGTCAACGACCTTGTGCACCTCCTCGCCGAGCTGCTGGAGAACGCCACCTCCTTCTCCTCGCCGCAGACCAAGGTCAAGGTCACCGGTCACGCCCTGCCCGACGGCCGGGTGCTGATCGAGATCCACGACACCGGTATCGGCCTCTCCCCCGAGGACCTCGCGGCGATCAACGAGCGGCTCGCCTCGCCGCCCACCGTGGACGTGTCGGTCTCCCGCCGCATGGGTCTGTTCGTGGTCGGCCGGCTGTCCCAGCGCCACGGCATCCGTATCCAGCTGCGCCCGTCCGACTCCGGCGGTACGACCGCGCTCGTCATGCTTCCGGTCGACGTGGCACAGGGCAACAAGAAGCCCATGCCGAGCAAGGCCGGCCAGGGCGCTCCGTCCACCGGTGGTCCGGCCGCCGCGCAGGCCGCGGCCGGCGCCGCCGCCGCGCGTCGCCCGGCCGGCAACCAGTCGGGCCCGCCGCTCGGCGGCCCCTCAGCCGGTGGTGGCCTCCTCGGCGCCCCTCCGCAGCGTGGGCAGGTCGGCGCGGGCCAGGGTCCGCGGGCCGCGCTGCCCGGCAACCCCAATGGTCCGGGCGGTCTCGGCAACCCCGGTGGTCCGCGTGGGCCGCAGGGCGGTCCGCCGGTGCCTCCGCAGGGCGGCCGGCCTCCGGCGGGCGCCGGAGCCGGCGGGTTCGGCAACGGCGGTGCGTTCAACGGTCAGGCGCCCGGTGCCCCGCAGGGCCTGCAGGCCGCCGGGACCGGTGGCCCCAACAACTTCGAGAGCTTCGACGACTCCGGACGCCAGGGCGGCTTCCCGGGCGGCGGCCCGGGCCTGCGCCCGGCCGGCGGTCCCGGTGACGCCGGTGCGGGCAGGCCGGGAGGGGCCGACGGCGGTCCGGGTGCCGTGCCGCCGAAGCAGGGCAAGGAACGTTCCGCCAGGCGCCGTCCGCAGCTGCCCGGCCGCGGTGGCCCGCGCGCCGAGCTGCCCGGTGGCAACTCCGCGTCACGGACGCCGAGCTGGAGCGACGACAACGCGCAGCCGCCGGTGTCGCGCGCCTCGCTGGACGCCCCGCGCGGCCACGAGGAGCAGCCGGACGTCACCGCGCCGATGCCGCGCGTCGACCCCGGCCAGGCTCCGGGCTCGCCCACGGACTTCCCGCGTTCCCCGCGGGCCGACTTCGACAGCCAGCGCCCCGGCGCCGGCACGCCGCAGGACGGCACCGGGTCCTACGTCCGCTCCGACGTGTACGGCGGGGCCGGCGCTCCGCCGGCGCCCACGGGCCCGTCCCGGGGCGCCTCGCAGGACCCTTCGTCCACCGGCCAGTTCGCCATGCCGGGCTACGACGGCTCCAGCACGGGCCAGTTCCCGGCTCCGGGCCGGCAGAACCCGCAGGACACCGGCCAGTACGGTGCTCCCGACCGCCCGAACCCGCAGGACCCGGGACAGTTCGGTGCGCCCGGCCGGCAGAACGGCCAGGGCACCGGGCAGTACAACGCGCCGGGTCGGCAGAACTCCCAGGACACCGGCCAGTTCGAGCGGCCGCAGGTCAACGGGGAGAGCTTCGGCGCGCCCCGCCCGCCCGTGCCGCCGCAGCGTCCTGCGATGCCCCCGCAGCGCCCCGCGCGCCCGCAGGAGCCGGAGGCACTGCCCCCGGCGACGGGTCCGATGGACGGCCGGACGCCGCTGTACGACACGCTGGAGACCAACTGGTTCCACGGTCAGGGCGGGCAGAACGGTCAGGCCGGGCAGAACGGCCAACAGCAGGGCAACGGTTCCGTGCCACAACAGCCGGCCGCCCCCGCTCCCCAGACTCCGGTCGCTCCCCAGCGTCCGGCGACCCCCGCCGCGCCTGCTTCCCCCACCTGGCGCAGCACACCCAACGACGACCTGGTCCGCCAGGCCGAACGTGCCCGACAGCCTTCGGCGGGCGGGGTCACCACCTCCGGCCTGCCGCGCCGGGTCCCGCGCGCGAACCTCGTGCCGGGCACGGCTCAGCAGCAACAGCACCAAACCGGTCCGCAGGTCTCGCGTTCGCCTGATGACGTACGCGGCCGGCTGACCAATCTCCGTCGGGGCATCGCGCAAGGTCGACAGGCCGGCAACGGCCAGACCGGCAGCTTCCCGAGCCCCACTCACCAGCAGGAGCGTTAG
- the gltX gene encoding glutamate--tRNA ligase, producing MANGSVRVRFCPSPTGNPHVGLVRTALFNWAFARHTGGTFVFRIEDTDAARDSEESYGQLLDSLRWLGFTWDEGPEVGGPHAPYRQSQRMETYKDVAEKLKDAGHAYHCYCTASELEERRDAARAAGRPSGYDGKCREVTPEQKARYEAEGREPIVRFRMPDETITFTDLVRGELTFTPENVPDYGIVRANGAPLYTLVNPVDDALMEITHVLRGEDLLSSTPRQIALYKALTELGIAKEIPSFGHLPYVMGEGNKKLSKRDPESSLNLYRERGFLPEGLLNYLSLLGWSLSADKDIFTIEEMVAAFDVADVNPNPARFDLKKAEAINADHIRLLDVKDFTERCAPWLKAPFAPWAPEDFDEAKWEAIAPHAQTRLKVLSEITANVDFLFLAEPAQDEASWTKAMKEGSDALLRTAREKLEAADWTSAESLKEAVLAAGEVHGLKLGKAQAPVRVAVTGRTVGLPLFESLEILGREKTLARIDAALARLAS from the coding sequence GTGGCTAACGGCTCCGTCCGCGTACGTTTCTGTCCGTCCCCGACCGGCAATCCCCATGTGGGTCTGGTCCGCACGGCCCTGTTCAACTGGGCGTTCGCCCGCCACACCGGCGGCACGTTCGTCTTCCGCATCGAGGACACCGACGCGGCCCGCGACTCCGAGGAGTCCTACGGGCAGCTCCTGGACTCCCTGCGCTGGCTGGGCTTCACCTGGGACGAGGGCCCCGAGGTGGGCGGCCCGCACGCGCCGTACCGCCAGTCGCAGCGCATGGAGACGTACAAGGATGTGGCCGAGAAGCTCAAGGACGCCGGCCACGCCTACCACTGCTACTGCACCGCCTCCGAGCTGGAGGAGCGCCGTGACGCCGCCCGTGCGGCCGGCAGGCCCTCCGGGTACGACGGCAAGTGCCGCGAGGTCACCCCGGAGCAGAAGGCCCGGTACGAGGCCGAGGGCCGCGAGCCGATCGTCCGCTTCCGGATGCCCGACGAGACGATCACCTTCACGGACCTGGTCCGCGGCGAACTGACCTTCACCCCGGAGAACGTTCCGGACTACGGCATCGTCCGCGCGAACGGCGCCCCGCTCTACACGCTCGTCAACCCCGTCGACGACGCCCTGATGGAGATCACCCACGTCCTGCGCGGCGAGGACCTGCTCTCCTCGACACCGCGCCAGATCGCCCTCTACAAGGCGCTGACCGAGCTGGGCATCGCCAAGGAGATCCCGTCCTTCGGCCACCTGCCGTACGTGATGGGCGAGGGCAACAAGAAGCTCTCCAAGCGCGACCCGGAGTCGAGCCTGAACCTCTACCGGGAGCGCGGTTTCCTCCCCGAGGGCCTGCTCAACTACCTCTCCCTGCTGGGCTGGTCGCTCTCCGCGGACAAGGACATCTTCACGATCGAGGAGATGGTCGCCGCCTTCGACGTCGCGGACGTGAACCCCAACCCGGCCCGCTTCGACCTGAAGAAGGCCGAGGCGATCAACGCCGACCACATCCGTCTGCTGGACGTGAAGGACTTCACCGAACGCTGCGCCCCGTGGCTGAAGGCCCCGTTCGCCCCCTGGGCGCCGGAGGACTTCGACGAGGCCAAGTGGGAGGCCATCGCCCCGCACGCGCAGACCCGCCTCAAGGTCCTCTCCGAGATCACGGCGAACGTGGACTTCCTGTTCCTGGCGGAGCCGGCGCAGGACGAGGCGAGCTGGACGAAGGCCATGAAGGAGGGTTCCGACGCGCTCCTGCGTACGGCGAGGGAGAAGCTGGAGGCGGCCGACTGGACCTCGGCCGAGTCCCTGAAGGAGGCCGTCCTGGCCGCCGGCGAGGTTCACGGCCTCAAGCTCGGCAAGGCCCAGGCCCCCGTCCGCGTCGCCGTCACCGGCCGCACGGTCGGCCTCCCTCTCTTCGAGTCCCTGGAGATCCTGGGCAGGGAGAAGACGCTGGCGAGGATCGACGCGGCCCTGGCCAGGCTGGCCTCGTAA
- a CDS encoding DUF742 domain-containing protein, protein MTPPTAPHDPYAEPYGDEGDQPLVRPYAMTGGRTRPRYQLALEALISTTADPAHLMGLLPEHQRICHLCREVKSVAEVSALLSMPLGVARILVADLAEAGLVAIHQPGGDENAGGAPDVTLLERVLSGLRKL, encoded by the coding sequence ATGACCCCGCCCACCGCTCCTCACGATCCGTACGCAGAGCCGTACGGAGACGAGGGTGACCAGCCTCTGGTTCGGCCGTACGCCATGACCGGTGGCCGGACGCGGCCGCGTTACCAGCTCGCCCTCGAGGCGCTGATCAGCACGACGGCAGACCCCGCGCACCTGATGGGGCTGCTCCCCGAGCACCAGCGGATCTGCCACCTGTGCCGCGAGGTGAAGTCGGTGGCCGAGGTCTCGGCCCTGCTGTCCATGCCGCTCGGTGTGGCACGGATCCTTGTGGCTGACCTCGCCGAGGCCGGACTCGTCGCGATCCACCAGCCCGGTGGCGACGAGAACGCCGGTGGTGCCCCGGACGTGACTCTGCTGGAAAGGGTTCTCAGTGGACTTCGGAAGCTCTGA
- a CDS encoding ATP/GTP-binding protein, with protein MDFGSSEAGRTTTSAKIVVAGGFGVGKTTFVGAVSEINPLRTEAVMTSASAGIDDLTHTGDKTTTTVAMDFGRITLDQDLILYLFGTPGQDRFWFMWDDLVRGAIGAIVLVDTRRLADCFPAVDYFENSGLPFVIALNGFEGHQPYTPDEVREALQIGPDTPIITTDARHRSDAKSALITLVEHALMARLR; from the coding sequence GTGGACTTCGGAAGCTCTGAAGCGGGGCGGACCACCACCTCGGCGAAGATCGTGGTGGCGGGCGGCTTCGGCGTGGGCAAGACCACGTTCGTCGGGGCCGTCTCGGAGATCAACCCGCTGCGTACCGAGGCCGTGATGACGTCCGCGTCCGCGGGCATCGACGACCTCACCCACACCGGGGACAAGACGACCACCACGGTCGCCATGGACTTCGGCCGCATCACCCTCGACCAGGACCTGATCCTGTACCTGTTCGGCACCCCCGGCCAGGACCGCTTCTGGTTCATGTGGGACGACCTCGTCCGCGGCGCCATCGGCGCCATCGTCCTCGTCGACACCCGCCGCCTCGCCGACTGCTTCCCCGCCGTCGACTACTTCGAGAACAGCGGCCTCCCCTTCGTCATCGCCCTCAACGGCTTCGAAGGGCACCAGCCGTACACGCCCGACGAGGTCCGCGAGGCACTCCAGATCGGCCCCGACACACCGATCATCACGACGGACGCCCGCCACCGTTCGGACGCCAAGTCGGCGCTGATCACCCTGGTCGAGCACGCCCTCATGGCACGGCTCCGGTAG